The following are from one region of the Georgenia sp. M64 genome:
- a CDS encoding GNAT family N-acetyltransferase, with translation MPDRPLTDRLGAPEVAELPAAHLGLSWRTITAADLDAVRDLALRCAEVDRPVSGTGPGSVVEALGRGTGDALGGFSRAGELEAVAVVDVPPGAGRVHQAVLVASLAPQWRGRGIGRALLDWQDGRARQLLAARGGEGPARLAAYVDEHHADRRRLYVAAGFSAKRTFHEMRRAVADPVPAASPPEDVRIGDLVPALDDAVREVHNAAFADHWGAEPLTAGSWTRLLEAREPAWSKVAVDTDGAVVGYAMTCRRPHPRTGAAEGWTELLGVRTDHRGRGVARALLAAVLRSLAEDGVATAGLTVDTVEPPGAGAFYEELGYRREGARILYTIEI, from the coding sequence ATGCCTGACCGACCGCTCACCGACCGCCTGGGCGCGCCGGAGGTGGCCGAGCTCCCGGCAGCCCACCTCGGGCTGAGCTGGCGCACGATCACGGCGGCGGACCTCGACGCCGTCCGCGACCTGGCCCTGCGCTGCGCCGAGGTCGACCGCCCGGTCTCCGGGACCGGCCCGGGCTCGGTCGTCGAGGCCCTCGGCCGGGGCACGGGCGACGCCCTCGGCGGGTTCTCCCGCGCGGGCGAGCTCGAGGCGGTCGCGGTCGTGGACGTCCCGCCCGGCGCCGGGCGGGTGCACCAGGCGGTGCTCGTGGCGTCGCTCGCCCCCCAGTGGCGAGGCCGGGGCATCGGGCGCGCCCTGCTGGACTGGCAGGACGGGCGGGCGCGGCAGCTCCTCGCCGCCCGCGGCGGGGAGGGGCCGGCGCGGCTCGCCGCGTACGTGGACGAGCACCACGCCGACCGGCGCCGGCTCTACGTCGCGGCCGGGTTCAGCGCCAAGCGCACCTTCCACGAGATGCGCCGCGCCGTGGCCGACCCGGTGCCCGCGGCGTCACCGCCGGAGGACGTGCGGATCGGCGACCTCGTCCCGGCCCTCGACGACGCCGTCCGCGAGGTCCACAACGCCGCGTTCGCCGACCACTGGGGCGCCGAGCCCCTGACCGCCGGGTCGTGGACCCGCCTGCTCGAGGCCCGGGAGCCGGCCTGGTCCAAGGTCGCCGTCGACACCGACGGCGCCGTCGTGGGCTACGCCATGACCTGCCGGCGTCCCCACCCGCGCACGGGCGCGGCCGAGGGCTGGACCGAGCTGCTCGGTGTCCGGACGGACCACCGCGGGCGCGGCGTCGCCCGCGCCCTCCTCGCCGCGGTGCTGCGCTCCCTCGCCGAGGACGGCGTCGCCACGGCGGGCCTGACCGTCGACACGGTCGAGCCGCCCGGGGCAGGTGCCTTCTACGAGGAGCTCGGGTACCGCCGCGAGGGAGCCCGGATCCTCTACACCATCGAGATCTGA
- a CDS encoding winged helix-turn-helix domain-containing protein — translation MSSTRHEEHVLDVAALKALAHPLRTRLWDALMCGPATASQLGELLGESSGATSYHLRQLARHGFIEEVPGRGTARERFWRATERETRITRDAVTTPSGRAALAIFGDEWLKLRFESAARYQQMRRQDLVPAPWARAAVEMGTTFVATADELAELVTDLQAVIEAWHARVEGRDGTEPGTSPVELQLRAFPRSIPAATPTAPDGAATSEHRSQP, via the coding sequence ATGAGCAGCACCCGTCACGAGGAGCACGTCCTCGACGTCGCAGCACTCAAGGCACTCGCCCACCCGCTCCGCACCCGCCTGTGGGACGCCCTCATGTGCGGCCCCGCCACGGCGAGCCAGCTCGGGGAGCTCCTGGGGGAGTCCTCCGGCGCGACGAGCTACCACCTGCGCCAGCTCGCCCGCCACGGCTTCATCGAGGAGGTGCCCGGCCGGGGTACGGCACGCGAGCGCTTCTGGCGGGCCACCGAGCGTGAGACGCGCATCACCCGCGACGCCGTCACCACGCCGTCGGGCCGCGCGGCGCTGGCCATCTTCGGCGACGAGTGGCTGAAGCTTCGATTTGAGTCCGCCGCCCGGTACCAGCAGATGCGACGTCAGGACCTCGTGCCCGCCCCGTGGGCCCGGGCAGCGGTGGAGATGGGCACCACCTTCGTCGCCACCGCCGACGAGCTCGCCGAGCTCGTGACGGACCTCCAGGCGGTCATCGAGGCCTGGCACGCCCGGGTGGAGGGCCGCGACGGCACCGAGCCCGGCACGAGCCCCGTCGAGCTGCAGCTCAGGGCCTTCCCCCGGAGCATCCCCGCCGCCACCCCCACCGCGCCGGACGGCGCCGCCACCAGCGAGCACAGGAGCCAGCCATGA
- a CDS encoding DNA topoisomerase IV subunit A has protein sequence MARKTPTTPAEPVDEKIVDIDVSAEMQGSFLEYAYSVIYSRALPDARDGLKPVQRRILFMMDQMGLRPDRGHVKSARVVGEVMGKLHPHGDSAIYDAMVRMAQPFALRLPLVDGHGNFGSLDDGPAASRYTEARLTPAALAMTADLGEDVVDFVPNYDNQLTQPSVLPSAIPNLLVNGATGIAVGMATNMPPHNLVEVVAAARHLVDNPDATLDELVRLVPGPDLPEGGKIVGLEGVREAYATGRGSFRTRATARVENLSPRRKGIVVTELPYMVGPERVIEKIKDAVQARKLQGITNVQNLTDRHHGLRLVIEVKNAFNPEAVLEQLYRHTPMEESFGINNVALVDGQPRTLGLRELLEVFVGHRLTVVRRRTRYRLDRATERAHLVEGLLVAIADIDEVIAVIRSSDDADAARTRLMSVFDLSEAQAEFILALRLRRLTKFSRLELEAERDELARTIELLQEILGSEARLREVVSDELADVARRFGTPRRTVLLEHAGGPATQAAPGRAGTRTAALPLEVADEPCWVLLSGTGLLARTTEPDAPVRTGGRSAHDAVTHAVPATARGHVAVATSTGRLVRLEVLDAPTIPPTGSAPGLSGGAPVRELLGLERDEEVVGLVRLDAGAPPVVLATAQGVVKRVVPDHPGNKDAWEVVALREGDRVVGAGHAAESDKLVLITSDAQLLRFDAAAVRPQGRAGQGMAGIKLAAGAAVVHLGVVGADHVSSSVVVTVAGASGALPGTVAGSAKVTPLDRYPAKGRATGGVRAHRFVRGEDCLQLAWVGPEPARAVGSGGQAVPLPDLDERRDGSGQPLPVPVAAIG, from the coding sequence ATGGCCCGGAAGACCCCGACGACCCCCGCAGAGCCCGTCGACGAGAAGATCGTCGACATCGACGTCTCCGCGGAGATGCAGGGCTCGTTCCTCGAGTACGCCTACTCGGTCATCTACTCCCGGGCGCTGCCCGACGCGCGCGACGGGCTCAAGCCCGTCCAGCGCCGGATCCTGTTCATGATGGACCAGATGGGGCTGCGACCCGACCGGGGCCACGTGAAGTCCGCGCGCGTCGTCGGCGAGGTGATGGGCAAGCTCCACCCGCACGGCGACTCGGCCATCTACGACGCCATGGTGCGCATGGCCCAGCCGTTCGCGCTGCGGCTGCCCCTCGTGGACGGGCACGGCAACTTCGGCTCCCTCGACGACGGCCCCGCGGCCTCGCGCTACACCGAGGCCCGGCTCACCCCCGCCGCGCTGGCCATGACGGCGGACCTCGGCGAGGACGTCGTCGACTTCGTCCCCAACTACGACAACCAGCTCACCCAGCCGTCGGTGCTGCCCTCGGCCATCCCCAACCTCCTCGTCAACGGCGCCACCGGGATCGCGGTGGGCATGGCCACGAACATGCCCCCGCACAACCTCGTCGAGGTGGTCGCCGCGGCGCGCCACCTCGTGGACAACCCCGACGCCACGCTCGACGAGCTCGTCCGGCTCGTCCCCGGGCCGGACCTGCCCGAGGGCGGCAAGATCGTGGGTCTGGAGGGGGTGCGCGAGGCGTACGCCACCGGGCGGGGCAGCTTCCGCACCCGCGCCACCGCCCGCGTGGAGAACCTGAGCCCGCGCCGCAAGGGCATCGTCGTCACCGAGCTGCCGTACATGGTCGGCCCCGAGCGCGTCATCGAGAAGATCAAGGACGCCGTCCAGGCGCGCAAGCTCCAGGGCATCACCAACGTGCAGAACCTCACCGACCGCCACCACGGGCTGCGGCTGGTCATCGAGGTCAAGAACGCCTTCAACCCCGAGGCCGTGCTCGAGCAGCTCTACCGGCACACGCCGATGGAGGAGTCCTTCGGGATCAACAACGTCGCCCTGGTGGACGGCCAGCCGCGCACGCTCGGGCTGCGCGAGCTCCTCGAGGTCTTCGTCGGGCACCGGCTCACGGTGGTGCGCCGCCGGACCCGGTACCGCCTCGACCGGGCCACGGAGCGCGCGCACCTCGTCGAGGGCCTGCTCGTCGCCATCGCCGACATCGACGAGGTGATCGCGGTCATCCGCAGCTCCGACGACGCCGACGCCGCCCGCACCCGCCTCATGAGCGTGTTCGACCTGTCCGAGGCGCAGGCCGAGTTCATCCTCGCCCTGCGGCTGCGCCGCCTGACCAAGTTCTCCCGGCTCGAGCTCGAGGCGGAGCGGGACGAGCTGGCCCGCACGATCGAGCTCCTCCAGGAGATCCTCGGCTCCGAGGCGCGCCTGCGCGAGGTCGTCTCCGACGAGCTCGCCGACGTCGCCCGCCGGTTCGGCACCCCTCGGCGCACGGTGCTCCTCGAGCATGCCGGTGGTCCCGCCACCCAGGCGGCACCCGGGCGGGCGGGGACCAGGACGGCCGCCCTGCCGCTGGAGGTCGCCGACGAGCCCTGCTGGGTGCTCCTGTCCGGCACCGGCCTGCTGGCCCGGACGACCGAGCCGGACGCCCCCGTGCGCACCGGGGGCCGGTCCGCGCACGACGCCGTCACCCACGCCGTGCCGGCGACCGCGCGCGGGCACGTCGCCGTGGCGACCTCGACGGGTCGGCTGGTACGGCTGGAGGTCCTCGACGCCCCCACGATCCCCCCGACCGGATCGGCACCGGGGCTCTCCGGCGGCGCCCCCGTCCGGGAGCTCCTGGGACTGGAGCGCGACGAGGAGGTGGTCGGGCTCGTCCGTCTGGACGCCGGTGCGCCGCCGGTCGTCCTCGCCACCGCCCAGGGGGTCGTCAAGCGGGTCGTCCCGGATCACCCCGGCAACAAGGACGCCTGGGAGGTCGTCGCCCTGCGGGAGGGCGACCGGGTGGTGGGCGCCGGGCACGCCGCCGAGAGCGACAAGCTGGTCCTCATCACCTCCGACGCCCAGCTGCTGCGCTTCGACGCGGCGGCGGTGCGGCCCCAGGGCCGGGCCGGCCAGGGCATGGCCGGGATCAAGCTGGCCGCCGGTGCGGCGGTCGTCCACCTCGGTGTCGTCGGCGCCGACCACGTCTCCTCCAGCGTCGTCGTCACCGTGGCCGGCGCCTCCGGGGCGCTGCCGGGCACGGTGGCCGGCAGCGCCAAGGTCACCCCCCTGGACCGCTACCCGGCCAAGGGCAGGGCCACCGGCGGCGTCCGCGCCCACCGCTTCGTCCGTGGCGAGGACTGCCTCCAGCTGGCCTGGGTGGGACCCGAGCCCGCCCGCGCCGTGGGCTCCGGGGGCCAGGCGGTGCCCCTGCCCGACCTCGACGAGCGCCGCGACGGCTCCGGGCAGCCCCTGCCCGTCCCGGTCGCCGCGATCGGGTGA
- a CDS encoding N-acetyltransferase, translated as MPTPRPGPDSRAPSGSVTVPGSTAAPATTAAPAGSTVPLAVRAGAPAVVAPPAAVAGLEWRPLGAVDIGGLTDLVGRIEDADDPPYRTSAEEIVEYFDSGHAWSAMGGWDATGSLRAFGFVRVRHGDTSLLRAFCSGGVDPLWRHRGAGSAVLDWQVARGRQMLVETGKEAPARIVVHVDEGMDALTRLITARGFEPRRWYTEMRRDLSLPIPEVPLDRHLTVVPWSPELDDAVRRAHNRAFGDHWGSQPHTPESWRQGRTHFAPGWSFVALDRSSDRAQVAGYLMSGRYEQDWPALGWTEGYTEIIGVLREWRGRHVATALMTEAMRAYRDSGMQYAGLDVDTDNLTGAVRLYAKLGYEVTRTSAMYTVEI; from the coding sequence GTGCCCACCCCCCGACCCGGTCCGGACAGCCGTGCGCCGTCCGGCAGCGTGACGGTGCCCGGCAGCACGGCGGCGCCCGCCACCACGGCGGCGCCCGCCGGCTCCACGGTGCCCCTCGCGGTCCGCGCCGGGGCCCCCGCGGTCGTCGCCCCGCCGGCGGCGGTCGCCGGCCTGGAGTGGCGCCCGCTCGGTGCGGTGGACATCGGCGGCCTCACCGATCTCGTGGGGCGCATCGAGGACGCGGACGACCCTCCCTACCGCACCTCGGCCGAGGAGATCGTCGAGTACTTCGACTCCGGGCACGCCTGGAGCGCGATGGGCGGCTGGGACGCGACGGGGTCGCTGCGCGCCTTCGGCTTCGTCCGGGTGCGCCACGGCGACACGTCGCTGCTGCGGGCGTTCTGCTCCGGCGGGGTCGACCCGCTGTGGCGCCACCGGGGGGCCGGCTCGGCCGTGCTGGACTGGCAGGTCGCCCGGGGCCGGCAGATGCTCGTCGAGACCGGCAAGGAGGCGCCGGCGCGGATCGTCGTCCACGTCGACGAGGGCATGGACGCCCTCACCCGGCTCATCACGGCCCGGGGGTTCGAGCCGCGGCGGTGGTACACCGAGATGCGGCGGGACCTCTCGCTGCCCATCCCGGAGGTGCCCCTGGACCGCCACCTCACCGTGGTGCCGTGGAGCCCGGAGCTCGACGACGCCGTACGCCGCGCGCACAACCGGGCGTTCGGCGACCACTGGGGCTCCCAGCCCCACACCCCCGAGTCCTGGCGCCAGGGCCGCACCCACTTCGCCCCGGGCTGGAGCTTCGTGGCCCTGGACCGCTCGAGCGACCGCGCCCAGGTGGCCGGGTACCTCATGTCCGGCCGCTACGAGCAGGACTGGCCCGCCCTGGGCTGGACGGAGGGGTACACCGAGATCATCGGCGTCCTGCGCGAGTGGCGCGGGCGCCACGTCGCCACCGCACTGATGACCGAGGCCATGCGGGCCTACCGGGACTCCGGCATGCAGTACGCGGGCCTCGACGTCGACACCGACAACCTCACCGGCGCGGTGCGCCTGTACGCCAAGCTCGGCTACGAGGTGACCCGCACCTCGGCGATGTACACCGTCGAGATCTGA
- a CDS encoding DNA topoisomerase IV subunit B, whose product MTAASSYTARHLSVLEGLEAVRKRPGMYIGSTDSRGLMHCLWEIIDNAVDESLEGHARTIEVILHEDSSVEVRDDGRGIPVDNVASLGLSGVEVVFTKLHAGGKFGGGSYAASGGLHGVGASVVNALSARLDVEVDRGGKTHRMTFHRGEPGVYDDSAGRGPDAPFTPFTDASELAVTGKVPRTRTGTRVRYWADRQIFPASATFSYDDLLDRARQTSFLVPGLTLTVRDLRGLPGTPGEAGPTEEVFRHDGGAVDFADFLAPDASVTDTWRLTGTETFAETVQQLDERGHLHPVDVVRSCEVEVALRWGIGYDTTVRSFVNIIATPKGGSHLAGFEQGLLKTVRKQIETNARRLKVTAKEGKIEKDDVLAGMTAVVTVRFPEPQFEGQTKEVLGTAPVRGIVAKVVERELTALLTSSRRAEKVQAAALLEKVVGEMRARVSARMHKEISRRKNALETSTLPAKLADCRSEEVDRTELFIVEGDSALGTAKLARSSDFQALLPIRGKILNVQKASPGDILKNAEVASIIQVIGAGSGRTFDLAQARYGKIVLMTDADVDGAHIRTLLLTLFFRYMRPLVEAGRVFAAVPPLHRVEIAGSGGRKGDVVYTYAESELTGLLRRLERTGKRYKEPIQRYKGLGEMDAHQLAETTMDPARRTLRRISMADEAALHEAERVFELLMGNDVAPRKDFIVAGADHVDPDRIDA is encoded by the coding sequence ATGACCGCCGCGTCCAGCTACACCGCCCGCCACCTCTCCGTCCTGGAGGGGCTCGAGGCGGTGCGCAAGCGCCCCGGCATGTACATCGGCTCCACCGACTCGCGCGGCCTCATGCACTGCCTGTGGGAGATCATCGACAACGCCGTCGACGAGTCCCTCGAGGGGCACGCCAGGACCATCGAGGTCATCCTGCACGAGGACTCCTCGGTGGAGGTCCGCGACGACGGCCGCGGCATCCCGGTGGACAACGTCGCGTCCCTCGGTCTGTCCGGCGTCGAGGTGGTCTTCACCAAGCTCCACGCCGGCGGCAAGTTCGGCGGCGGGTCCTACGCCGCCTCCGGCGGCCTGCACGGCGTCGGCGCCTCGGTGGTCAACGCCCTGTCGGCCCGCCTGGACGTCGAGGTCGACCGCGGCGGCAAGACCCACCGGATGACCTTCCACCGGGGCGAGCCCGGCGTGTACGACGACAGCGCCGGCCGCGGGCCCGACGCGCCGTTCACCCCCTTCACCGACGCCTCCGAGCTCGCCGTCACCGGCAAGGTGCCCCGCACCCGCACCGGCACCCGCGTGCGGTACTGGGCCGACCGGCAGATCTTCCCCGCCTCGGCGACGTTCTCCTACGACGACCTCCTCGACCGGGCACGCCAGACCTCCTTCCTCGTCCCGGGTCTCACGCTGACGGTGCGCGACCTGCGGGGCCTGCCCGGCACGCCGGGGGAGGCGGGCCCCACCGAGGAGGTCTTCCGCCACGACGGCGGCGCGGTCGACTTCGCCGACTTCCTCGCCCCGGACGCCTCCGTGACGGACACGTGGCGCCTGACGGGCACCGAGACGTTCGCCGAGACCGTCCAGCAGCTCGACGAGCGCGGCCACCTGCACCCCGTCGACGTCGTGCGCAGCTGCGAGGTCGAGGTCGCCCTGCGGTGGGGGATCGGCTACGACACGACCGTGCGCTCGTTCGTCAACATCATCGCCACGCCCAAGGGTGGCTCGCACCTGGCCGGGTTCGAGCAGGGTCTGCTCAAGACCGTGCGCAAGCAGATCGAGACCAACGCGCGGCGGCTCAAGGTCACCGCGAAGGAGGGCAAGATCGAGAAGGACGACGTCCTGGCCGGCATGACCGCCGTCGTGACGGTGCGCTTCCCCGAGCCCCAGTTCGAGGGCCAGACCAAGGAGGTCCTCGGCACCGCCCCCGTGCGCGGCATCGTGGCGAAGGTCGTCGAGCGCGAGCTCACCGCGCTGCTCACCTCCTCGCGGCGGGCGGAGAAGGTCCAGGCCGCCGCCCTCCTGGAGAAGGTCGTCGGGGAGATGCGGGCGCGCGTCTCGGCCCGCATGCACAAGGAGATCTCCCGCCGCAAGAACGCCCTGGAGACCTCCACGCTGCCGGCAAAGCTCGCCGACTGCCGGAGCGAGGAGGTCGACCGCACCGAGCTGTTCATCGTCGAGGGGGACTCCGCTCTGGGCACCGCCAAGCTCGCGCGCTCGAGCGACTTCCAGGCCCTGCTGCCGATCCGGGGGAAGATCCTCAACGTCCAGAAGGCCTCGCCGGGGGACATCCTCAAGAACGCCGAGGTCGCCTCGATCATCCAGGTCATCGGCGCGGGGTCCGGCCGCACCTTCGACCTGGCTCAGGCGCGCTACGGCAAGATCGTCCTCATGACGGACGCCGACGTCGACGGCGCCCACATCCGCACCCTGCTCCTCACCCTCTTCTTCCGGTACATGCGTCCCCTCGTCGAGGCCGGCCGGGTCTTCGCGGCGGTGCCCCCGCTGCACCGGGTGGAGATCGCCGGCTCGGGCGGGCGCAAGGGGGACGTCGTCTACACCTACGCCGAGAGCGAGCTCACCGGGCTCCTGCGCCGGCTCGAGCGGACCGGCAAGCGCTACAAGGAGCCCATCCAGCGGTACAAGGGTCTCGGCGAGATGGACGCCCACCAGCTCGCGGAGACCACCATGGACCCGGCCCGGCGCACCCTGCGCCGGATCTCCATGGCCGACGAGGCAGCCCTCCACGAGGCGGAGCGGGTCTTCGAGCTCCTCATGGGCAACGACGTCGCCCCCCGCAAGGACTTCATCGTGGCCGGCGCAGATCACGTCGACCCCGACCGGATCGACGCCTGA
- a CDS encoding GNAT family N-acetyltransferase, with translation MDADAAAYPSRWMADVVLRDGATMQIRPIRPEDADALQRMHLGQSAQSVYYRFFAPMERLGERDLHRFTHVDHHDRVALVLVHGDDLRAVGRFDVVEPGTAEVAFYVADTEHGRGLGSVLLEHLAAAAREVGVDRFVADVLPGNAKMIRVFSDAGYEVAQHYEDGVISVEFSIEETERSWKVMAERERHAEALSMRGLFQAGSVLVLAAGPPDGEGQVLAGAVARELTGARTDGAFTGGLDLVGLTAPPAAGADVAVHESLGSVTGPVDLAVAAGPPAEVVAAVPALQALGVRALVVLSHGFGEQGTAGMARQRELLRSTREAGIRVVGPASYGVVGQGPAGRYNASLWAESGVVADGPGVGIFGQSASAGLALRSTAARRGLPVSTFLSAGHRVDVSGNDTMQFWSAHEPTAVGAVYLESIGNPRKFSRIARALSSTKPLVAVVSGQTGQSTPPGHAVRTSRQPRRVLTEMLRQAGVVRASSVREMLDVAALLLAQPLPAGPRTAVVSSSAALAGLVGEVLRAGGLSVAGEAVVLPPLAGPDRYEGALTALAARSDWDAVVVAHSPPLGRTDPAVAQVVARAAAADGRTWVAAVHGLHGLTTELTAEGRTVPSTTTVEDAVAALVGAVEHAAWRRRAGEDLVAPTGIDPAAARRVVGRAVEGVAAGERRRVDTATAAALLGCYGITLLPATAVTDADTAVEAAAAIGHPVALKVADDVLRHRTDLGGVRLDLADADDVREAFAHMAARAAHVLGRPSTFEVQAMAPPGVACVVRGTEDDLYGPVVAFGVAGDAVELLGDVSYRIPPLTPTDVAEMVRSVRAAPRLLGHRGLPAADVAALEDLLARVSMLVDDLPEVADVSLNPVIVGEEGLCVASAVLEVGHPVRQDAGRRSLPTPAEPGPAGVGADGPVVVADGGRGAQDDDGGARVEQ, from the coding sequence ATGGACGCCGACGCCGCCGCGTACCCGTCGCGCTGGATGGCGGACGTGGTCCTGCGCGACGGCGCGACGATGCAGATCCGGCCCATCCGCCCCGAGGACGCCGACGCCCTCCAGCGCATGCACCTGGGCCAGTCGGCCCAGTCGGTCTACTACCGCTTCTTCGCCCCCATGGAGCGGCTGGGGGAGCGGGACCTGCACCGGTTCACCCACGTCGACCACCACGACCGCGTCGCCCTCGTCCTCGTCCACGGCGACGACCTGCGCGCGGTGGGCCGGTTCGACGTCGTCGAGCCCGGGACGGCCGAGGTCGCGTTCTACGTCGCCGACACCGAGCACGGGCGGGGCCTGGGCTCGGTGCTGCTCGAGCACCTCGCCGCCGCGGCCCGCGAGGTGGGCGTCGACCGCTTCGTCGCCGACGTGCTGCCCGGCAACGCCAAGATGATCCGGGTCTTCTCCGACGCCGGCTACGAGGTCGCCCAGCACTACGAGGACGGGGTCATCTCGGTCGAGTTCTCCATCGAGGAGACCGAGCGGTCGTGGAAGGTCATGGCCGAGCGGGAGCGGCACGCCGAGGCGCTGAGCATGCGCGGGCTCTTCCAGGCCGGGTCCGTCCTCGTCCTGGCCGCCGGCCCGCCGGACGGCGAGGGTCAGGTCCTCGCCGGCGCGGTCGCCCGTGAGCTGACCGGCGCGCGGACCGACGGCGCGTTCACCGGGGGCCTGGACCTCGTCGGCCTGACCGCCCCGCCGGCGGCCGGGGCCGACGTCGCGGTCCACGAGAGCCTGGGGTCGGTCACCGGTCCGGTCGATCTCGCCGTCGCCGCCGGCCCGCCCGCGGAGGTCGTCGCGGCGGTCCCGGCGCTCCAGGCCCTGGGCGTGCGGGCCCTCGTCGTGCTGTCCCACGGCTTCGGGGAGCAGGGGACGGCCGGGATGGCCCGCCAGCGCGAGCTGCTCCGCAGCACGCGCGAGGCCGGCATCCGGGTGGTCGGCCCGGCCTCGTACGGCGTCGTGGGGCAGGGGCCGGCCGGCCGGTACAACGCCTCCCTCTGGGCCGAGTCGGGCGTCGTCGCCGACGGGCCGGGGGTCGGGATCTTCGGCCAGTCCGCCTCCGCGGGACTGGCGCTGCGCTCGACCGCGGCCAGGCGGGGGCTGCCGGTGAGCACCTTCCTCTCCGCCGGGCACCGGGTGGACGTCTCGGGCAACGACACGATGCAGTTCTGGTCGGCCCACGAGCCCACCGCGGTCGGCGCGGTCTACCTCGAGTCCATCGGCAACCCGCGCAAGTTCTCGCGCATCGCCCGCGCTCTGAGCTCGACCAAGCCCCTCGTGGCGGTCGTGTCGGGGCAGACCGGCCAGTCCACCCCGCCCGGCCACGCCGTGCGCACCTCGCGCCAGCCGCGGCGGGTCCTCACCGAGATGCTGCGCCAGGCCGGGGTGGTGCGCGCGTCCTCGGTCCGGGAGATGCTCGACGTCGCCGCCCTCCTCCTCGCGCAGCCGCTGCCCGCCGGGCCGCGCACCGCGGTCGTCTCCTCCTCCGCGGCCCTGGCCGGGCTCGTCGGGGAGGTGCTGCGGGCCGGGGGGCTGAGCGTCGCCGGCGAGGCGGTGGTCCTGCCGCCGCTGGCCGGCCCCGACCGTTACGAGGGGGCGCTGACCGCCCTCGCCGCCCGGTCGGACTGGGACGCGGTGGTGGTCGCGCACTCCCCGCCGCTGGGGCGCACCGACCCCGCCGTCGCTCAGGTCGTGGCGCGGGCCGCCGCCGCGGACGGACGCACCTGGGTCGCGGCCGTGCACGGCCTGCACGGCCTGACCACCGAGCTCACCGCCGAGGGCCGGACCGTCCCGTCCACGACGACCGTCGAGGACGCCGTCGCCGCCCTGGTCGGTGCCGTGGAGCACGCCGCGTGGCGGCGGCGGGCGGGTGAGGACCTCGTGGCCCCGACCGGGATCGACCCGGCCGCGGCCCGCCGGGTCGTCGGCCGGGCCGTGGAGGGCGTCGCGGCCGGGGAGCGGCGCCGGGTCGACACCGCGACGGCGGCGGCGCTGCTCGGCTGCTACGGGATCACCCTGCTGCCGGCGACCGCGGTGACGGACGCGGACACCGCGGTCGAGGCGGCCGCGGCGATCGGTCACCCCGTGGCGCTCAAGGTCGCCGACGACGTCCTGCGCCACCGCACCGACCTCGGCGGGGTGCGCCTGGACCTGGCGGACGCCGACGACGTCCGGGAGGCCTTCGCCCACATGGCGGCCCGGGCCGCGCACGTCCTGGGCCGGCCGAGCACCTTCGAGGTCCAGGCGATGGCGCCGCCCGGCGTGGCGTGCGTCGTCCGCGGGACCGAGGACGACCTCTACGGCCCGGTCGTGGCCTTCGGCGTCGCGGGGGACGCGGTGGAGCTGCTCGGCGACGTCTCGTACCGCATCCCGCCCCTGACCCCGACCGACGTCGCGGAGATGGTGCGGTCGGTGCGGGCCGCGCCCCGGCTCCTCGGGCACCGGGGTCTGCCCGCCGCCGACGTGGCCGCCCTGGAGGACCTCCTGGCCCGGGTCTCGATGCTCGTGGACGACCTGCCCGAGGTGGCCGATGTCTCGCTCAACCCCGTCATCGTGGGGGAGGAGGGCCTGTGCGTCGCCTCCGCCGTGCTCGAGGTCGGCCATCCCGTGCGCCAGGACGCGGGGCGGCGCAGCCTGCCGACCCCCGCCGAGCCGGGGCCGGCCGGCGTCGGGGCGGACGGCCCCGTCGTCGTCGCGGACGGTGGCCGGGGGGCGCAGGACGACGACGGCGGCGCGAGGGTGGAACAATGA